A DNA window from Halomicrobium mukohataei DSM 12286 contains the following coding sequences:
- a CDS encoding universal stress protein: MDSTNGRDILGHVLVPVATDDDALATARALEPYDPDDVTALHVVEKGDGVPDKTSVEQSEEVAEASYAAVRSVFPDADEHTAYGRDVVQAIFAAADEVDATSIAYRSRGGNRLMQFLSGDVSLKLVTKATRPVIALPHNDE; the protein is encoded by the coding sequence ATGGACAGCACCAACGGCAGAGATATCCTCGGACACGTGCTGGTACCGGTCGCTACCGACGACGACGCGTTGGCGACGGCGAGAGCGCTCGAACCGTACGATCCAGACGACGTGACGGCGCTGCACGTCGTGGAGAAAGGTGATGGTGTGCCGGACAAGACGTCCGTCGAACAGTCCGAAGAGGTGGCCGAAGCGTCGTACGCCGCCGTCCGGTCGGTGTTCCCCGACGCCGACGAGCACACTGCCTACGGACGGGACGTGGTCCAAGCGATCTTCGCGGCCGCCGACGAGGTCGATGCCACCTCGATCGCCTATCGGTCCCGGGGCGGAAACCGACTCATGCAGTTTCTCTCCGGCGATGTGTCGCTGAAGCTGGTGACGAAGGCGACACGTCCCGTCATCGCCCTGCCACACAACGATGAGTGA